A genomic segment from Thiomicrorhabdus aquaedulcis encodes:
- the gcvH gene encoding glycine cleavage system protein GcvH — MSVLPSHLKYAQTHEWAYVDEDGNVVVGITDFAQEALGELMSVTFPELGMDVTQGDDIMSLESVKAASDIYAPVSGEVIAINEALEDEPELINDEPYDGGWLFKIAPNDVSELEDLMSDEEYQEQIDNE; from the coding sequence ATGAGCGTTTTACCCAGTCATTTAAAATACGCGCAAACCCACGAATGGGCTTATGTGGATGAAGACGGCAATGTCGTAGTGGGCATTACCGACTTTGCCCAAGAAGCGTTAGGTGAATTAATGAGCGTGACGTTTCCCGAATTGGGTATGGACGTAACGCAGGGCGATGACATTATGTCGTTGGAGTCGGTTAAAGCCGCCTCGGACATTTATGCACCCGTGAGCGGCGAAGTCATCGCGATTAACGAAGCCTTAGAAGATGAGCCAGAATTGATTAACGACGAACCTTACGATGGCGGTTGGTTGTTTAAAATTGCCCCCAATGACGTAAGCGAGTTGGAAGACTTGATGTCGGACGAAGAGTATCAAGAGCAAATTGACAACGAATAA
- a CDS encoding diguanylate cyclase, with product MIVNKNQHLTIAFSAIFGLILIGAAVLYGFGKNSLEASAIQVHQKMLDAEIAALIDDKHDASMAIAITLAENPAIKNLLCKTCSPMAIPFDVKPFLQRLGQNSRFDDVWIHLVDAQGITVLRSWTDLKDDTVHRVRKDLPDILNNPRITRSLSAGRYTLSFKSMVPVYNEQKQFVGLVEVISQFGSLAKQLKAIKGVDSVMLLDKRYREQLTLALTGMFVEDYYVINADAPLSAQRQLSEMGVSQFKASTQFFNGDKVIGQHLIMGSQQQAIGYWFTFSDRENIDFSEVKSVMQKVVYGVVIFLILSFLLLLLYVLKRQTDHRQAYYRQIIDSASEIIFVANRQTIVDVNRHFFEFYSEFKTLDEFLTRYACVCDTFEKDNGFLQRMTQGQYWLDYVIQHAGEVHKAKILKDGKAHYFSVKARLMQGLAEPLYNVLLQDITEQEVYKDQLEHLSQTDALTGVGNRLYFNQRLNQEILRSHRYQTQLSLLMFDIDFFKRVNDTYGHDVGDAVLIEITTVVKNLLRETDMLCRFGGEEFAIIMPESNAFEAQATAERLREQIASLSSNALPTQLTVSFGAAQMTKWDSEKTLLKRVDDALYLAKEQGRNRVVLAVDAFLDPKPL from the coding sequence ATGATAGTGAATAAAAATCAACATCTTACAATTGCTTTCAGTGCAATTTTTGGCCTTATTTTAATAGGCGCAGCGGTTTTATATGGTTTTGGAAAAAACAGCTTAGAGGCCAGTGCAATTCAAGTGCATCAAAAAATGCTCGATGCTGAAATTGCCGCACTGATAGACGATAAACACGATGCCTCTATGGCCATTGCCATTACGTTGGCTGAAAATCCTGCTATTAAAAATTTGTTGTGCAAGACGTGTTCGCCAATGGCCATACCGTTTGACGTTAAGCCTTTTTTACAGCGTTTAGGGCAGAACAGCCGGTTTGACGATGTTTGGATTCATCTGGTCGACGCACAAGGTATTACTGTTTTAAGAAGCTGGACCGATTTAAAAGACGATACAGTGCACAGAGTACGCAAAGATTTGCCTGATATTTTAAACAACCCACGCATTACTCGTTCGTTAAGCGCTGGGCGCTATACGCTGTCGTTTAAATCGATGGTGCCGGTGTACAACGAGCAAAAACAATTTGTAGGTTTGGTCGAGGTAATTTCCCAATTTGGTTCGTTGGCTAAACAGTTAAAGGCTATAAAGGGGGTTGATTCGGTTATGTTGTTGGACAAGCGTTACCGCGAGCAACTCACGTTAGCGTTAACGGGCATGTTTGTAGAAGACTATTATGTTATTAATGCCGATGCGCCTTTGAGCGCACAAAGGCAGCTTAGCGAAATGGGGGTTAGTCAGTTTAAAGCCAGTACTCAGTTTTTTAATGGTGATAAGGTGATTGGCCAGCATTTAATTATGGGCTCGCAGCAGCAGGCCATTGGATATTGGTTTACATTTTCGGATCGTGAAAACATTGATTTTTCAGAAGTAAAATCGGTTATGCAAAAGGTAGTTTACGGCGTTGTTATTTTCTTGATTCTCTCATTTTTGCTGCTGTTGCTTTATGTATTAAAACGTCAGACCGATCATCGTCAAGCGTATTATCGGCAAATTATTGATTCAGCTTCTGAAATTATTTTTGTGGCCAATCGCCAAACCATTGTGGATGTAAATAGGCACTTTTTTGAGTTTTACAGTGAGTTTAAAACCTTGGATGAGTTTTTAACTCGTTACGCTTGCGTGTGCGACACTTTTGAAAAAGACAACGGATTTTTGCAACGCATGACCCAAGGTCAATATTGGTTAGACTATGTAATTCAGCACGCAGGTGAAGTGCATAAAGCGAAGATTCTAAAAGACGGCAAAGCCCATTATTTTTCGGTTAAAGCACGCTTAATGCAGGGGTTGGCTGAGCCTTTGTATAATGTATTGTTGCAAGACATTACCGAACAAGAAGTTTATAAAGACCAACTAGAGCATCTTTCTCAAACCGATGCCTTAACCGGAGTGGGCAATCGCCTGTATTTTAATCAACGCTTAAACCAAGAAATTTTACGCTCGCACCGTTATCAAACCCAGCTGTCGTTACTGATGTTTGACATAGACTTCTTTAAACGCGTTAACGACACTTACGGCCACGATGTGGGTGATGCGGTGTTAATTGAAATCACTACGGTGGTTAAAAATTTACTGCGCGAAACAGATATGTTGTGTCGCTTTGGCGGGGAAGAATTTGCCATTATTATGCCCGAATCGAATGCGTTTGAGGCGCAAGCGACCGCTGAAAGACTGCGTGAACAAATAGCAAGCCTGTCGTCTAATGCGTTGCCCACTCAATTAACCGTGAGTTTTGGTGCGGCGCAAATGACCAAATGGGACAGCGAAAAAACCTTGTTAAAACGGGTAGACGACGCGTTGTATCTAGCCAAAGAGCAAGGACGCAATCGCGTGGTGCTGGCAGTAGACGCATTTTTAGACCCAAAACCGTTGTAA
- the rlmH gene encoding 23S rRNA (pseudouridine(1915)-N(3))-methyltransferase RlmH has translation MIIHFITVGQKMPKWVQDGYGEYAKRMPKSCALKLIELPMAQRGKANSVDNLKAEEAKRILAAIPKGARLIVLDEHGQQVTTLGLSQKLEEWLGGGQDVALIVGGPDGLEQALIDQAHWKWGLSNLTLPHPMVRILVAEQLYRAWSVIQNHPYHRE, from the coding sequence ATGATTATTCACTTTATTACCGTAGGTCAAAAAATGCCCAAATGGGTACAAGACGGCTACGGTGAATACGCCAAACGCATGCCCAAAAGCTGTGCGCTCAAGCTCATTGAACTGCCCATGGCGCAACGCGGCAAAGCCAATTCGGTAGACAATTTAAAAGCCGAAGAAGCCAAGCGCATTTTAGCCGCGATTCCTAAGGGCGCGCGATTGATTGTGTTAGACGAGCACGGCCAACAAGTCACTACTTTAGGGCTCTCTCAAAAGCTCGAAGAGTGGTTGGGCGGCGGGCAAGACGTCGCCTTAATTGTCGGCGGTCCCGACGGCTTAGAACAAGCCTTAATTGACCAAGCGCACTGGAAATGGGGACTGTCTAACCTAACCTTGCCGCATCCAATGGTGCGTATTTTGGTTGCCGAACAGCTTTATCGAGCCTGGTCGGTTATACAAAACCACCCCTACCACCGCGAGTAA
- the rsfS gene encoding ribosome silencing factor: MSLSLKEVEALVVKTLDDSKGRDIQVIDIAGISTFADCMIIATGTSTTHVRALGSHVAQALKDAGEPPLGIESSPQPDWVLVDLGDTIVHVMTEAARAHYALEKLWDIKPSDVVAPAAE, from the coding sequence ATGAGTTTAAGTTTAAAAGAAGTAGAAGCCCTAGTGGTTAAGACCCTAGACGATTCTAAGGGACGTGATATTCAGGTGATTGACATAGCCGGCATCAGCACCTTTGCCGACTGTATGATTATTGCCACAGGCACCTCAACCACCCACGTAAGAGCCTTGGGTTCGCACGTAGCACAAGCGTTAAAAGACGCAGGAGAGCCGCCATTGGGCATCGAAAGCAGTCCACAGCCTGACTGGGTATTGGTCGATTTGGGCGACACCATTGTGCACGTTATGACCGAGGCAGCACGCGCGCACTATGCGCTTGAAAAACTGTGGGACATCAAGCCCTCTGATGTTGTAGCACCCGCCGCTGAGTGA
- the nadD gene encoding nicotinate-nucleotide adenylyltransferase — protein MRFIGINGGTFDPVHIGHLRAALEVQTKLGLEQVRFVPCFNPVHRLAPSASAQQRSAMLALALADQPTFYLDTTEMDLGGPSYMVNTLRALKVQFGNESLVLMMGTDAFAKFDTWHDWQGILALANIAVMHRPSEPWPVQSSAAIIYQTYGVSQLTQANGQVIEVAITQLDISSTVVRALCQSKQSIKYLVPAAVIDYIEQQKLYKQFD, from the coding sequence ATGCGTTTCATTGGTATAAATGGCGGCACGTTTGACCCAGTGCACATTGGGCATTTACGCGCCGCACTTGAGGTGCAAACCAAGTTAGGCTTAGAGCAGGTGCGGTTTGTGCCGTGCTTTAATCCGGTGCATCGTTTGGCGCCCAGCGCCAGCGCCCAACAGCGCAGCGCCATGTTGGCGCTGGCCTTGGCCGACCAGCCGACGTTTTATCTGGACACCACCGAAATGGATTTGGGTGGCCCGTCGTATATGGTCAACACCTTAAGGGCGTTAAAAGTGCAGTTTGGCAACGAGAGTTTGGTGTTAATGATGGGCACCGACGCGTTTGCTAAGTTTGACACCTGGCACGATTGGCAAGGCATTTTGGCGTTGGCCAATATTGCGGTGATGCATCGCCCTAGCGAGCCGTGGCCAGTGCAAAGCAGTGCGGCCATTATTTATCAAACGTATGGCGTTAGCCAGTTAACCCAAGCCAATGGGCAAGTGATTGAGGTGGCCATCACGCAACTGGACATCAGTTCTACCGTAGTGCGCGCGCTGTGCCAAAGCAAACAGTCCATAAAATACTTAGTACCTGCGGCAGTGATTGACTACATAGAACAGCAAAAACTATATAAACAATTCGATTAA
- a CDS encoding glutamate-5-semialdehyde dehydrogenase has product MSVLQMMTQLGQQARIASRLLLRATTADKNRALLAMANALEQSADELKTQNAKDLANGKANGLDAAMLERLAITDAGIASMAEGLRQVAALPDPIGQITDMAYRPSGIQVGKMRVPLGVVGIIYESRPNVTVDAAALCLKSGNAAILRGGSEASFSNQALAQCIQAGLVAAGLPSHAVQVVATTDRAAVDALISIPEFVDVIIPRGGKGLIARISAGARVPVIKHLDGICHVYIDEAADLDKAVKVAFNAKTHRYGVCNAMETLLVAQSNAHAVLPQLADLYRQKGVELRGCAQTCAIIDATLATEEDWATEYLAAILSIKVVANVDEAMAHIAQYSSGHTESIITENYTVARRFLAEVDSSSVMVNASTRFADGFEYGLGAEIGISTDKFHARGPVGLEGLTSQKYIVLGDGHIRQ; this is encoded by the coding sequence ATGAGCGTTTTACAGATGATGACCCAATTAGGCCAGCAAGCGCGCATTGCGTCACGCTTACTGTTGCGCGCCACTACCGCCGATAAAAACCGCGCGTTGTTGGCCATGGCAAATGCCTTAGAGCAATCGGCCGACGAATTAAAGACCCAAAATGCCAAAGACCTGGCCAACGGCAAAGCCAATGGATTGGATGCGGCCATGTTGGAGCGTTTGGCCATCACCGACGCCGGCATTGCCAGTATGGCCGAAGGGTTGCGCCAAGTGGCGGCTTTGCCCGACCCGATTGGTCAAATAACCGACATGGCCTATCGTCCATCAGGCATTCAGGTGGGTAAAATGCGCGTGCCACTGGGTGTGGTGGGCATTATTTACGAGTCGCGTCCCAATGTGACGGTTGATGCGGCGGCGTTGTGTTTAAAGTCGGGCAATGCCGCCATTTTACGCGGCGGGTCTGAGGCGAGTTTTTCAAATCAGGCGCTGGCTCAGTGCATTCAAGCAGGCCTGGTGGCCGCTGGTTTGCCAAGCCATGCCGTGCAAGTAGTGGCCACCACTGATCGTGCGGCGGTGGATGCGTTAATCAGTATACCCGAGTTTGTCGACGTGATTATTCCACGTGGTGGTAAAGGCTTAATTGCTCGTATTAGTGCCGGTGCGCGCGTGCCAGTCATTAAGCATTTAGACGGTATTTGCCATGTGTACATTGACGAGGCCGCCGATTTAGACAAAGCGGTTAAGGTGGCGTTTAACGCTAAAACTCATCGCTACGGCGTGTGCAACGCCATGGAAACCTTGTTGGTGGCGCAGTCCAATGCGCACGCGGTGTTGCCACAATTGGCCGATTTGTACCGCCAAAAAGGCGTTGAGTTGCGCGGTTGTGCACAAACGTGTGCCATTATTGACGCTACTTTGGCCACAGAAGAAGACTGGGCAACCGAGTATTTAGCCGCGATTTTGTCTATTAAAGTCGTGGCCAATGTGGACGAGGCGATGGCGCACATTGCTCAATACAGCTCGGGGCACACCGAATCGATTATTACCGAAAACTATACTGTCGCCAGGCGATTTTTGGCCGAGGTCGATTCCAGCTCGGTGATGGTCAACGCTTCAACTCGTTTTGCTGATGGGTTTGAGTACGGTTTGGGTGCCGAAATCGGCATCAGTACCGACAAATTTCACGCCCGTGGGCCGGTGGGTTTAGAAGGCTTAACGTCGCAAAAGTACATTGTGTTAGGCGACGGTCACATTCGTCAATAA
- the holA gene encoding DNA polymerase III subunit delta: MILASGFLNQLKAVQAGQAFEIKPVYLLYGEEPLFLRDCHDSLRTQLQQQGYLTGDFYEVDANFNWQTLQMATQAGSLFSEQRMILVSMPKGAPGVAGTQFIQDWCARTQMQVALPEMVLVFLCERLDARQSKAKWVSAIESAGLVVQAKSVPLAALPGWCQQKANTLGLQLDTEAATLLAQRVEGNLLAADQELLKLSLLFAPADFNVNAHNVHAPAVAINVQTILDNVVDQAHYQLFALGSAMLNGQVASSVQMLTRLREEGVEAPIILWLLTTEIRQLAALRQLSMSMSVAQALKQLHVWSSQHAQYSAALKRKKGDWSGLLAQALQIDLMIKGITPTLGADPIWHALLQLIVDIASDR; encoded by the coding sequence GTGATATTGGCCAGCGGGTTTTTAAATCAATTAAAAGCCGTGCAGGCCGGGCAAGCGTTTGAGATTAAGCCGGTTTATTTGTTGTACGGCGAAGAGCCGCTGTTTTTGCGTGATTGCCATGATAGTTTGCGCACCCAGTTGCAACAACAGGGTTATTTAACCGGCGACTTTTATGAGGTGGATGCCAACTTTAACTGGCAAACGCTGCAAATGGCAACCCAAGCGGGCTCGTTGTTTAGCGAACAGCGGATGATTTTGGTGTCCATGCCCAAAGGTGCGCCAGGGGTAGCGGGTACGCAGTTTATTCAGGACTGGTGTGCGCGGACCCAAATGCAGGTGGCGTTGCCCGAGATGGTGTTGGTTTTTTTGTGCGAACGCTTAGACGCGCGACAAAGCAAAGCTAAGTGGGTCAGTGCGATTGAGTCGGCCGGCTTGGTGGTGCAAGCCAAATCGGTGCCGCTGGCGGCGTTGCCAGGCTGGTGTCAGCAAAAAGCCAATACTCTGGGGTTGCAATTAGACACCGAGGCCGCCACTCTGTTGGCGCAACGAGTTGAAGGCAATTTGCTGGCCGCCGACCAAGAACTGCTTAAATTGTCGTTGTTGTTTGCGCCAGCTGATTTTAATGTTAACGCCCACAATGTCCATGCGCCGGCCGTCGCCATCAACGTGCAAACCATTTTAGACAATGTGGTGGATCAGGCGCATTACCAACTGTTTGCATTGGGCAGCGCCATGCTGAATGGTCAAGTGGCCAGCAGTGTGCAAATGCTCACTCGACTGCGCGAAGAGGGGGTTGAAGCGCCGATTATTTTATGGCTATTAACCACCGAGATTAGACAACTCGCGGCCTTGCGTCAGTTAAGTATGAGCATGTCGGTCGCGCAAGCGTTAAAGCAGTTGCATGTTTGGTCAAGCCAGCACGCTCAATACAGTGCGGCGCTTAAACGCAAAAAAGGCGATTGGTCAGGCCTGCTGGCGCAAGCGTTACAGATTGATTTAATGATTAAAGGCATTACCCCAACCCTTGGTGCTGACCCAATCTGGCACGCGTTGCTGCAGTTGATTGTGGACATTGCCAGCGACCGCTAA
- the lptE gene encoding LPS assembly lipoprotein LptE, whose product MTTQGLMHSFKPGLNQSVTAFNQAWLNRTARFKLFMVIAMALSVLHLAGCGFHLRGMGNVGQVTFSTVMLVNDSAMRADVRQALRAQLASSGVKVVEKLNEADIAIEFVPTAYRVTRTATSGLGDTSSELLRMDQGFSVSQGDALVVSGVASTYRDRQIDNAAILAANRELTNIQRQMAETLARQVIDRVNRAMLKQAKTQSSAPVVAPNITPAAPQSVQP is encoded by the coding sequence ATGACAACGCAAGGTTTAATGCACAGCTTCAAGCCAGGCTTAAATCAGAGCGTAACCGCCTTTAACCAGGCCTGGTTAAATCGCACAGCGCGATTTAAGTTGTTTATGGTGATAGCGATGGCGCTGAGTGTGTTGCATTTAGCCGGCTGTGGCTTTCATTTGCGCGGCATGGGCAACGTTGGGCAAGTGACGTTTAGCACGGTGATGTTGGTCAACGACTCGGCCATGCGTGCCGATGTGCGGCAAGCGTTGCGCGCTCAATTAGCCAGCTCGGGTGTTAAGGTGGTTGAAAAACTCAATGAAGCGGATATTGCGATTGAGTTTGTCCCCACGGCGTATCGAGTCACGCGCACCGCCACATCGGGATTGGGCGACACCAGCAGTGAACTGTTGCGAATGGATCAAGGCTTTAGCGTAAGCCAAGGCGATGCGTTGGTGGTGAGTGGCGTAGCCAGCACCTATCGTGACCGCCAAATTGATAACGCCGCTATTTTGGCCGCCAATCGAGAATTAACCAATATTCAGCGTCAAATGGCCGAAACCTTAGCGCGCCAAGTAATTGACCGAGTGAATCGCGCCATGCTAAAGCAGGCCAAAACTCAAAGCAGCGCCCCGGTTGTTGCGCCTAACATTACGCCCGCTGCACCGCAAAGCGTGCAGCCGTGA
- the leuS gene encoding leucine--tRNA ligase: MSDVQHTPTAYQPQLLEAQVQKYWDDHQTFVVNEDSPREKYYCLSMFPYPSGKLHMGHVRNYTIGDVISRYQRMQGKNVLQPMGWDAFGLPAENAAMQHKVAPAKWTYENIAYMRNQLKSLGLGYDWTREVATCHPEYYRWEQWLFTKLMEKGLVYRKLSVVNWDPVDLTVLANEQVIDGKGWRSGAPVERKEIAQWFLRITDYAEELLTGLDTLDGWPEQVKTMQRNWIGKSTGLQISFPLLEQDATLDVYTTRPDTLMGVTYLAIASDHPLAKKAAIHNEPLEQFIEACSHVSTAEADMETMEKRGVDTGIRVTHPLTGETLPVWAANFVLMTYGTGAVMSVPAHDQRDYEFAQAYGLPIKAVVAPAADVMVDVAAQAFTDKGILVNSAQFDGLDFGQALEAMALELSAKGLGEKQTNYRLRDWGISRQRYWGCPIPVIYCPACGALPVPEDQLPVRLPEDIVPDGSGSPLAKLDSFKDCTCPQCGGRAKRETDTFDTFFESSWYHARYTSKDNATAMLDERADYWAPVDQYIGGIEHAILHLLYARFFHKLMRDQGLVKSDEPFKNLLTQGMVLLDGSKMSKSKGNTVDPQALIEKFGADTVRLFIMFAAPPEQSLEWSDKGVEGGFRFLNRVWRQVTNHVEAGLVKAADASLSLDKDAKALRLKVHETLQKVTDDMGRRQHFNTAIAACMELMNELSKFSDESPAGRAVMQEALELLIAMLSPMTPHMTQHLWNALGKPGLVLDTPWPKVDQLALVKSEIELMVQVNGKLRGKIEVASDADNATILAAAKAVDGVFKYIDGLEMVKEIVVPGRLVNLVVKG, translated from the coding sequence ATGTCAGACGTTCAGCACACACCCACTGCCTACCAGCCGCAACTACTTGAAGCCCAGGTTCAAAAATACTGGGACGACCACCAAACCTTTGTGGTTAATGAAGACAGCCCGCGTGAAAAATATTATTGCTTGTCGATGTTTCCATACCCCAGCGGTAAGTTGCACATGGGGCATGTGCGTAACTACACCATTGGCGATGTAATCTCACGCTATCAGCGTATGCAAGGCAAAAACGTGTTGCAACCCATGGGGTGGGATGCCTTTGGCTTGCCGGCCGAAAACGCCGCCATGCAACACAAGGTAGCGCCGGCCAAGTGGACATATGAAAACATTGCCTACATGCGCAATCAGCTTAAATCATTGGGCTTGGGCTACGATTGGACGCGCGAAGTGGCCACGTGCCACCCCGAATATTATCGCTGGGAACAGTGGTTGTTTACCAAGTTAATGGAAAAAGGCTTGGTGTATCGCAAATTGTCGGTGGTGAATTGGGATCCGGTCGATTTGACCGTGTTGGCCAATGAGCAAGTCATTGACGGCAAAGGTTGGCGCTCTGGCGCGCCGGTAGAGCGCAAAGAGATTGCCCAGTGGTTTTTACGCATTACCGATTACGCCGAAGAGTTATTAACCGGTTTAGATACGTTAGACGGTTGGCCCGAGCAGGTTAAAACCATGCAACGCAACTGGATTGGTAAATCGACCGGGTTGCAAATTTCGTTTCCGTTATTAGAACAAGACGCTACGTTGGACGTGTACACCACGCGTCCCGATACGTTAATGGGCGTGACGTATTTGGCGATTGCCTCAGATCATCCGTTGGCCAAAAAAGCGGCCATTCACAACGAGCCGCTCGAGCAGTTTATTGAAGCGTGTTCGCATGTGTCTACCGCCGAAGCCGATATGGAAACCATGGAAAAACGTGGGGTTGATACGGGCATTCGTGTGACCCATCCGCTTACTGGCGAAACCTTGCCGGTGTGGGCGGCCAATTTTGTGTTGATGACCTACGGCACCGGTGCGGTAATGTCGGTGCCTGCGCACGATCAGCGTGATTATGAATTTGCCCAGGCCTATGGTTTGCCTATTAAAGCGGTGGTTGCGCCCGCAGCCGACGTTATGGTGGATGTGGCGGCGCAGGCGTTTACCGACAAAGGAATTTTGGTCAATTCGGCGCAATTTGATGGCTTGGATTTTGGCCAAGCGCTTGAGGCGATGGCGCTGGAGTTAAGCGCTAAAGGTTTGGGCGAAAAGCAGACCAACTACCGATTACGCGACTGGGGGATTTCACGTCAGCGTTATTGGGGTTGTCCTATTCCGGTTATTTATTGCCCAGCCTGCGGCGCACTGCCTGTGCCCGAAGACCAACTGCCCGTGCGATTGCCTGAAGACATCGTGCCCGATGGTTCGGGTTCGCCTTTGGCCAAGTTAGACAGTTTTAAAGACTGCACGTGCCCGCAGTGCGGCGGCCGTGCCAAGCGTGAAACCGATACGTTTGACACTTTTTTTGAGTCATCTTGGTATCACGCGCGTTATACCTCAAAAGACAATGCCACCGCCATGTTGGACGAGCGCGCTGACTATTGGGCGCCGGTTGATCAGTACATTGGCGGCATTGAGCACGCCATTTTGCACTTATTGTACGCCCGATTTTTTCACAAACTCATGCGCGATCAAGGTCTGGTAAAATCGGACGAGCCGTTTAAAAATTTGCTGACCCAAGGCATGGTGTTGCTAGACGGTTCTAAAATGTCTAAATCCAAAGGCAATACGGTTGACCCACAGGCGCTCATTGAAAAATTTGGCGCCGACACCGTGCGCTTGTTTATTATGTTTGCCGCCCCGCCAGAGCAAAGTTTAGAGTGGTCTGATAAAGGGGTAGAAGGCGGGTTTCGGTTTTTAAATCGGGTCTGGCGTCAGGTCACAAACCATGTTGAAGCAGGCCTGGTTAAAGCCGCCGATGCGTCACTTAGCCTAGACAAAGACGCTAAAGCATTGCGTTTAAAAGTGCACGAAACCTTGCAAAAAGTCACCGACGATATGGGGCGACGTCAACACTTTAATACCGCCATTGCGGCGTGCATGGAGTTAATGAACGAACTGAGCAAGTTTAGCGATGAATCACCCGCCGGTCGTGCGGTGATGCAAGAAGCGTTAGAACTGTTAATTGCCATGTTGTCACCCATGACCCCGCACATGACTCAGCACTTATGGAATGCGCTCGGCAAACCAGGCTTGGTACTGGACACTCCGTGGCCAAAAGTGGATCAATTGGCGTTGGTTAAATCGGAAATTGAGTTGATGGTGCAGGTGAACGGCAAATTGCGCGGTAAAATTGAAGTGGCCAGTGACGCCGATAACGCCACCATTTTGGCGGCGGCCAAAGCCGTTGATGGCGTGTTTAAGTATATTGATGGGCTAGAAATGGTCAAAGAAATTGTCGTGCCAGGACGTTTGGTTAACTTGGTGGTAAAAGGGTAA
- a CDS encoding zinc ribbon-containing protein encodes MAQNKMLVAYRTLLNHALKTAISLETKTWSVLGHTIEKTQKAEHALAELTEHEFKQVQQDLQADLMQTAEYFAEVEKGVEEFLEIELPVLEQILIDKAMKLADPTDITLLRLRFAAALDEQHPTFDHKIH; translated from the coding sequence ATGGCACAAAACAAAATGCTCGTTGCTTACCGCACTTTATTAAATCACGCTTTAAAAACCGCGATTAGCTTAGAGACCAAAACGTGGAGTGTGCTTGGGCACACCATTGAAAAAACACAAAAAGCCGAACACGCACTCGCCGAGCTTACAGAGCACGAATTTAAACAGGTGCAACAAGACCTGCAAGCCGATTTAATGCAAACCGCTGAATACTTTGCCGAAGTAGAAAAAGGCGTAGAAGAGTTTTTAGAAATTGAACTGCCCGTGCTAGAGCAAATATTAATAGACAAAGCCATGAAGTTGGCCGACCCAACCGACATTACCTTATTAAGGTTGCGCTTTGCTGCCGCGCTGGACGAGCAACATCCTACTTTTGATCACAAAATACACTAA